One region of Oryza sativa Japonica Group chromosome 5, ASM3414082v1 genomic DNA includes:
- the LOC4338061 gene encoding uncharacterized protein: MADQPQQQQPEPEPEMGAQPQQQWEGAVEARLPSTPAAAAWPHLAAFCSLHRYNPGIDVCERVAGDDGVPGCVRYVASRPPPPPPRAKDGGDDDDDDQQPAAAAAGVETWAREELLERDDARRRLVYAVVGSNLGFGRYVATMTLVDDDGEDVDVNAPAPAAAAAAGCKLVWAFECEPVKGWTRDGLLAYLDAAGKGMAERIEAAAAAAVTDIAVEDDAAAARS, translated from the coding sequence ATGGCGGaccagccgcagcagcagcagccggagccggagccggagatgGGGGCGCAGCCTCAGCAGCAGTGGGAGggcgcggtggaggcgcggCTGCCGTCGacaccggccgccgcggcgtggcCGCACCTTGCCGCCTTCTGCTCGCTGCACCGCTACAACCCCGGCATCGACGTCTGCgagcgcgtcgccggcgacgacggcgtcccCGGCTGCGTCCGCTACGTCGCCTCccgcccgccaccaccacctccgcgaGCTAAGGAtggtggtgacgacgacgacgacgaccagcagccggcggccgccgccgccggggtggagacgtgggcgcgggaggagcTTCTCGAGAGGGACGACGCCCGGCGCCGCCTCGTCTACGCCGTCGTCGGCAGCAACTTGGGGTTCGGCCGCTACGTCGCCACCATGAcgctcgtcgacgacgacggcgaggacgtggatGTCAacgctccggcgccggcggccgccgccgccgcagggtgCAAGCTCGTGTGGGCGTTCGAGTGCGAGCCCGTGAAGGGGTGGACAAGGGACGGCTTGCTCGCCtacctcgacgccgccggcaaGGGCATGGCCGAGcggatcgaggccgccgccgccgccgccgtcaccgacaTTGCCGTAgaagacgacgccgccgccgctcgcagcTAG